The region GCTAAGATGATACACTCACTCTTATATATTGTATGTAGTGCTTGCATATTCACTGCACCTACATTGGAGCTGGCGAGAGCATCTACATTGGAGCTGGCGAGAGCATCTCAGGTACGCTCTATGCAGTTGTGTGTACATGTTTTTTTACTGTTGTGTGCACATCCGATTTTCTTATGTTTGCTTGTAATGCTCTTGTATGTGGAAGGGATAGTTCTTTCATCCTATTATTCATACCTATGCATATATGCTAGATCATACAGTCCCAACTATTTGCACTAACTATGCTATTAAACTTGATTGGTGATTAATGAATGGTTCCAATTTGATAGGAGTATACTTTAATGATGAATGAAACCATTGTAATGTAAAAAGGAACTGGATTGCTTTTTCTGGCTTGAGTTCCCATGCAAAGTATCAGGGGTAAAACAGACTTGATTATCCAACCAAAACTTTTCTATTGTCTAGATACTGAAGCATTAAATCAATGCCATGCAGATCATGCATCCCGTCTGGGTGTCCAGGAGCGAAAGTTGGACGTCAATGTATTTGAAACAATGGATGTAAGACTGAAACAATTAGTGGATATTTCAACAATGGATGTAAGACAGAACCAATGCGCGGATCTGTTGAAAGTATGTACTGTAAGCGCATCTGTTGTAATACCTAATCAGGAACTGGGATCAGCCCCGGCAGTGTCCAGAAGGGAACCAATGCGCGGATCTGTCGGCTTCGCCGTCGGTTTCGCCGTCGGTTCCAGTGAGTGATCGGCGGCGCCTCGAAAACGGGAACGCGGCGCCGTCCGCTGAAGGGCGGCGGAGGCAAAACTTAGGATCGGCAGCGGCAAAGGCAATAATGTCCGGTGGGGTGAGGGGATGGATCGGGCTAGCGAAGGAGAGGTTGGCGGCGGCGGAAGATCAGATCTGGGCACGACACATCGATTGGGAGGTTTTTTTGGCGGTGGAGGTGTAACGTAACGTGGGCGGGGCGTTAGACGAATAAAAACCAGCGATGGTAGGGGGTTGTGGGAGGATAGACGAAAAAAAAACAGCGAAAAAAAACTGGCGGACTATTCATCAACTGCtatattaggagtagagattacgaAGATCGGATAATTTCCAAACACTTAGGTTTGATGCATTAATTCCCCACCCCAGTCCTTATTTCTTGCCATGTAAAAAGCAATCAACAAAAAGGAGACGTGACACGTGTATGCCTTCAATGACTTAAGACTATCTAGCACAACATGCCGTGATCAATTCTCTAATGCAAtggtattaattagcaaataaacattaatttttttctttttttttctctattttgatggcggtgcacaacctaagatggacCGATACAGGGGGAGTATTTTAGAACTTAATTATTCCCGCAGTTGAAGTAAAAAATTAGTCCTACTGTTCCTGGTTGAGGATCTATTTGCATGTCGCTCCAATGTAAAACGTTCTTTCTTTAATGGCAACTTAATTAAACCGGGCTAACAAAACGCTCTTTCTTTAATGAGAAACTCAATTAAACCAAGCGAACCAGCTCGTTGAAGATAAATATGTAATTCATATTGGTCCCATCTCTATTACGATTTTCACCATAACGGTACAAGTTGAAGGTGCCTAAGAAAATCCATGGCGCATAACTGGATATGTCTAGTTCAGAAAGCCAATATGTACAAAGTTCGAGCACCGATGCTCATCACCAGGTccacaaggctggtcatagtggtgagtaacttagaCCAATAACATTCACATGTTACTAGTCtttgttactatcttcatagtgatttgtgtcatatgtatgataataTAGAGaaacttcatttattactttgtagaatcattttttttgaaaacccctattaatggtaacatattatgttactcaatTTGTCTCTCCTAGTTAGTTACTTGATACATCATCTATTTTACCTATGTGGCATGCATGTTACTATTTATATTACTCTCCCACTATGAGCAGCCTAAACATTTACCCATGTTCGGACATGTGACGAAGCAATACATGTAAAATCAATCACAATAATGCCAAAAGTTTTCTGCGATATAATACGGCCAGAGAGAACCCTGATGTTCCAtctgttagaataaattcgaggcactccgtcgatcatccgaggaccaagcaatcacacgagcacggcaCCGAGATTTTTTAacaaggttcaccgatatggctacatccccggggcctgactacgggcgctcctccccgtgacaccgtcacaataccgcacaccggccacccgggcgccggcacacgccgccggctcccccttgcgcgcctgtgctattatgttggcataggttgcatcgtgtgtctacccccgctatataagagaggcctaggatacaagtgtcctactaggacacggctccacatcctatgtaaacacgatacaactataagtccaactgtaacctaccttgtacactatattcgacacaattcCAACACCATCGAACAAAAAGCCCACCAGACACACAAGGAAAATGATCAAACGAATACAAATTTGCAAATTAACGAGCAATCAAAACACTTTTGTTAGTCTGTTGCAAACACACGATCGAGAGGGCACTTTCTTCAATCTTATTTCTAGGTGCATGCCATTTGAAACCGACATTCAGACCAGCAGAGAAACGTTCCTCAAAACACATCTATGACCGACGACGACGCGAATACACTGAACTGAATCGACATACTTAGAAAAGACACGAGCACTAAGGCTGGCGAAGAGGACGCTCCTCCCTCCGTGAGCTCCGCTGAAAGAATCGCACTCACCTGGAGGACGGCTGGAGCGGGAGGCATGCGCACATCGCATTTCTTACGCCTAGCTAGCTAGAAGAGGTTCACGGGAGCGCCATCTCAACATATATATCCTTCCTTGTCACTTCTTAGAACACGACGGCGCTTGGTGTCACTTCTTAGACCACGACGGAGCTTGGTGCTGACGATGGGTGTGGCTGACTTGACACGTTTACCTCGTGGACGCCCACGTGCGGCAGCCGGAAACAACTCTAGGCATGCATCCTTGAGTCGCTTGCATTGGTGCTGATCTGCCAGCATCGACATGGTTGCGATGGTCTCCGCGTCGATTCTTTTGCACAACTCTTCCTCGCACATCAGTTTCAGTCTGTCAAGCCCGTACCTATCAGCGGCGACCAGTAAATGTTGCATGGCCGCGGCGCTATACCCTCCTTCATCTGGGCATGGCGGCAGGAAGTCCGTGTAGATGTAGTGAAGCATCGCCTCAAAGATGAAAGGCTTCACGTCGACGATCTTGACGCGCCCCATGTCCTTGTCCGCCATGGGGCCGTAGAGCTGAGCTTCAAAGACGGGCGACCCTGCGGCCAGGAGAGGACTGTGGGCGTGGAACTTCGGCCGGCGGCCCACGTGGAACGTAACGTCTGTGCGTCGCCCGTCTCTGAGCACGCGTCCGAGGTGGGAAGGCAGCTCTACCGGTAGCGAATCATGTATGACGGTGACGTCGCACAGTACAGTGAAGCAGCCGTCCCCGAGCTGCGACAGCGATTCCAGCTTGGCCTTGTCCACGAATTTGTAGTGGCCCCAGCTATCGTCCTTGTATGGCCCCGAAGAGAAGACGCGCTTCGACACGTCGAAGCTTGCTACCGGCGGTAACCGGCCCTTCTTCTCCAGCATTCTCATCCTGAACTTGGTGCTCACGTCCACGTCTCGGCTAAGATAGGTCAGGAACGCTGAGGCGTTGCCGGCACAGTCCTCGTTTTCTCCGTCCGGGAAGAAGTCGATGCGCCAGTCATAGCCGCCGATTCTCAAGGCCGGGGAAGAAACGAACTTGCTGACGCCCATGCCCGTGAGCTGCAGGTAGTTGCTCACCTCGAGACATAGAGTTGCGGTGGTCTCTGCCAAGATCGTCGACGACGTTATCTTCTCAGGTACGCGCTCTCCTGCCATGGATCGGAGAAGGTAGGCGAGAACGCATTCACGGGAAAACAACCTGAAGGGAGTTTGCACGTCTAGGACTAGGCGTCTTCTTTTGGAGACATGTAGAGAACTTGGATAGGAAGATCAATTCATGGAAAGAAATCAAGGACTCTCATCGATTGGACTCGTAGAGTCGTAGGGAACCGTAAAGAGGCAAAACTGTAGGCCCGGCGTAAAGGTCAAGGGCATCGGCGAAAATTTTGACCTTTACTCAGCGTAAATTTTATACAAAATATTTTCAAACAAAAAATGAAGGAGtattgcgaaccaacctgtggttggatgattGAGGCACAGTGGTATCCCAGCCCGCCAGAGTTCAAATCCTGGTACTCGCActaggtagggtgtgcgtgtgtgttcaTAATGATGAGTGTATgatcgcttgtgtctgtactgtgtcCAAAAAATGAAGGAGTATTTTGTACTCTCAAAATAAACACGGAAGTTCCAAACAGACCCGACCATCCATTGAGGGCGATTTGGTCATTTCCAAAAGGGCATTGGGTGGTCGGCAttagtctctactcctaatggagcaattggtagtctcgctttcaggttttttttcgtcccaactttcgtccggtttttttcgtaggttaaccgtcgtagatttttttcgtcgcctcccccacttcatcggtttattttcacttcaccctctcacacaacgaaaaaaactgaacggatcagaactttccatactgacgcaaattatttagtaatgtctttatgtaaaagaatcaatcacaatcaatctctaaagatcaaatctaaattaattaatcttcataacgtttgtttcctttcgaatcacgtccataactttccttccttgtttgggcagaaactgtttggtagtagagattagaaaacttcctatgagtgtagtaataggaagtattctttttttttatgattcgtttccatgcatgatgatagtaaattaggccaatattcaccactatttatcaacgtcatcaatcgtatccattcctaccagttttaagggaatctgctcgctatgtcttttttaaagggatccgctcgctaagtcgtcgtcgcacgttattttcacaaacaatctctactcttaatggagcagttggtagccccGTACGGTTTATTTTTGTCCTCCTCTCACCTCCactggttctttttctctccactctttccttgcaaaccaataatttcctaacatacaacTCTATCTTTTCTTACCCGAACCAATCGcgccctacatcagtgcatttctttattaagaaaactaacacgtaaatcttaacgcattgtaaacaaatcccgttatggacctaattaatttattatggaatctatacgtggtcgcattggttctttttctctccactctttccttgcaaaccactaattttctaacatacaaaagatcacgaatctatctttccttacccgaatcaatcgatccctacatcagtgcatttctttattaagaaaactaacacgtaaatcttaacgcattgtaaagaattcccgttatggacctaattaatttattatggaatctgtacgtggtcgcatctctcccctcgtgaaaaaatcgcatccatctcccgttaaaaaggaaaagaaaacatgaACGGTCAATCCCACACCATGCATCTCAGTAGCAAAAAATCGCCCCCGCCTCTGCTACTGCGCCTCGCCGTGTGCCCGGCTCGACCCATGCCTCGCCTGCATGGCTggacgccgccgtctccaccgccacgtacaagaaaacggtgggcagaaccatccattcaaatcgcacacccccaccctcctccgcaatctctagccccgcatcaccctatcgctttctcgcctctctttcccctcgatgtAGATGGTGCCGAGCGGCGGCCTCGAGCACCGGCAGTGCCGCCCTCTCTATCTTCGCTGCGTCGAGAGATGGGCCGAGGCTATCGTCGGTTGCCGCCCATGATTGGGCCGCCTCCGGCTGTCGCGCACCACCGGCTCCACCTAACATGCCCAACCCTCTCCGCTTTCGACCTTCCGGCGACAACATCCCTCCGCGCCTCCATCCATCATCCACAAGGCCACTCCCTGCACCCACCCTCCTAAATTCTCCATACCAGCGGACAGTCACCGAAGATCCAAGTTGGCCCGATATCAATTTTCTTACATGCTTTCTTTATCAGTTGGTGATGGGAATGGGTTCCAATTTCTCTCTATGACTGTGGATTCGCAGGCAATAAGCGCTTCTACATGCATCCTCCTATCGGTCCCTAAAGTACCAAGGTAAATGGTTGATGTTGCGTTTGTCTAGGATGATATATGTTGGCTCTgttccggttcatccgagcagttccGGTACATCGTGCATTTATCTTGCCAGTAATGTTCTGTGATGCTCTGATGCACTTTGGGAATTGTTTATCTTGTCTTCAGTGCAGAACATTTGTTTATTAATGCATGAGAAGAATCCTTGTTACTACCTTAAACCTGTTTTATaacccatattgttatgcactagcgcgtgtgcgtgtgaaatagatggattatggtcccgtacccaataagatggatatgtgtgtgtgttagagagagagagggagagggggagagagagtgaggaggagggagggagagagtgtgtgtgagaatttgatggtaaaaaggtcgccaatgttacttgatatgtatgagaatattaaatgtaatattaacataattgatattgaactcttaaattTAATGtgcccccgttgcaacgcacgggtgttcttctagttTAATTAAGCCATCTGTTATTCTCGATCTAACGGCAGATAATTAGCTACTAATAGATATATAGTAATTAAAAGAAAGTACTAGAAACCGTTAATGTGAGGTCGCTTCTTAATTAAGGGGTAAATTATTCATAAGATTGATTTTAATTTAGATCCAATCACAGCGCGCTGccgctctcgtccaatcctaaaccgccgccgcgtcctcctctccctcttctccattgcaaaaccacccgcctcctctccatcttctccattgtaAAACCACCATCTCTCCTCTCCATGAAGACTAAACTAAATAAGTAGGAAGTGGAGGCTACAGATCCAAGAAGTCAGGTTCATACTATAGGATGGCAGCCGAGAAGAGATGGGATCGACGGGCGTCGAGTTCCTCTAGATTATAGCGCCGCCCACATCGCCACCGGTTCAGCCGTCGCAGATgtggtgtcttcttcttcttcttatcaccGGGCATGTCAAGGACAATGAGGGGGAGGATGGGAGGGTGAGGACGATGACGGTGAATTGACAAGAACATTGAAGGGGGCGAGGGCGACGACGAGGACGACCTCGATCTGGATCTATTAGACGTGGTTCTGTCATGGAGGTGATCGGTTAAAAAAAGATAGTTCATCCTTAACCATTATGCCCTTCTTGAAATAAACATATTAAATTTAACCTTTTTTAACCCCCACCAGATCGAACGGCTAATAAAAATCATACGGGTAAGTAGTACTCCGAGTATTACGCCAATCACCATAAAGAGCTCATTATGGACTTTTGGCTGACAGAGATCAAAAACCCCCCATCAAGATCAAATTTTCGAGTTTTTAATAGAAAAAGGCAGATgctcgactttataaataaagccatcaCGACAAAAGTATTTTCTTCCAACATCTAAAGGATCGAAGGAGTAATAGAGCTTTAAGGTCTTTAATACCTAATAAATAATCAtcgaaaacactaacgcccacaggTGTGGCACGTCTccaactcgcccacacgcctgGATCGTTGTTGGTTGttttttgcacgaatcttgacaccaAAAGATGGACTTGATATGCTACGTAGGACAAGCTCGGTGTGTGGTGTGTAGGTAGCTCGCCCGCACGCTGTTTCTCCCTCGGACGGGACCGGTTGCGAGTcggggcgtgcggtggaactgctaCCGCGCCCGCACGCCGCGCACGACTTCTTATCCCCATCTCCCACGACTGCCCATTTTcccactctcccacacccaagctgtcATTTGCCATGTTTTTTGTAGGGTACATGGCAACTTTCCTATTTTTGATTGTAAGCAGATGTCAACTCTcattttacccgaacatgttattGTCGCCACATCTGTTTTGTAGCCCTACATGGCAACTGTCtaatgttagtaggtggcaactcctaaagataCCACCGTCGCCCACATGCCCGTCTCCTCCCGCACACCAAAAGCTAtcggttgccatgtgtttttgcagggtacatggcaacttTCCTAgtatgcttgtaagcagatggcaactctctttttacccgaaacatgttttttgccatgtttttgtagtgctacatggcaactgtctagtgttagtaggtggcaactcttaAATTTTTTAAATCATGACAACTGtagtagaccagaccatacatggcaagagCTGCAGTTGCCCAAAAATGGCATCCGacacttgacctgagatggcaactgcagttgaacaaccatggcaactgtagttcaacaacatggcaactgcagttaaacgaacatggaagagggtctggaccatggcaatcACGGCGGGACGCGTGGTTACTGCCACGCGGGGCGTGTGGCTCACAAGTGGGGAGGGGCGACGGCCGAGACGGGTCGTGCGGGCCGCATGGTCGCTCGCCCGGGCGTGCTTGTGCGGGCGATCGCGCCGCACACCGAACATGCGGGCTGTGGCGGGATGCGTCCGGACGTGCTCGTGCGGGCGGGCCTGTGTCGACGCCACACGGGGCATGCGGCACATACCCCCtagatgccacacgtgtggcaattATCGTCATCCATAATCATACATGTTGTTCCAAAAAAGAAATATCGTACATATACCTCTATTACTTTTAAATTTGTTTCGCACGAGTCTTTCTACAAAGGCTATATGTGATTCATGTCCTTTCAGATATGGTGCTGAAGATGGTGTTTCAACATTTGTGGTTTAGAAATATCTGGTACAAAATTTATTTTTAAGAACACCTCCGCACAAAATTATTGTTATGCAAAACAAAGAACAATTAACATTAACATTTTGTAGGTATCTTTTTAATCAATTTTATCCTCGAGATTATTACTTTGGTCCTTGAATCTCCCCCTCCAAAGCGGTACAGAAAAATAttcaatctattcatcaactgtcaaagTGGTACAGAAAATACCAGAAGTAAAAATTATATCCAGATCCGTGACCACCTAGCGACGATTATAAGTACTAAAGCGTGCTGAAGGCGTGCCACCGTCATCGCTCGGAACCGGGCAAACCTTGTGAAGACACTTGTGATGAAGTGCTCCAAGAAACTTATCACTCGGTCGCGCCAAGACATGAGCCATTACTTGGGTGACGatttgaagtccatgcatgcaactttGAGGCGTTTGCACTGCTGCTGATCTGCCAGCGCCGACACGGTTGCGATGTTCTCTGAGTCGATTCTTTTGCGCAGTTCTTCTTCGCATACCAGCTTCAACCTTCCTAGATCGTACCAATTTGCTGCCACCAGTAAATGTTGCATCACCCTGATGTTGTTTCCGCCTTCGTCGTCGTACGGTGGCAGCGACTCCGTGTAGACGTACTGAAGCATCATCTTGAATATGGCAGGCTCCACGTCCGCAATCTCCACTCGCCGCACACCCTCCATTAGGTCAAATAGCTGCGCCGCAAAGACCGGCGATCGCGCCGCCAGGAGAAAACTGTGAGCGCGGAACTCCTGGTTGGCCACGCTGAACGTCACGTCGGCGCCCCGCCCGTCCTCGAGCATGCGCTCGAGGTGGCTGGGCAGCTCCAGAGACGGTGGCTCGTCCATGACGACGGTGAGGACGCACAGTATCGTGAAGCAGCCTTCCCCGAGCTGCGACAGCGATTCCATCTTGGCCCTCTCTACGAATTTGGGGTGGCCCCACTCATTGTATCTCGTTGCTTTTGGCGAGAAGACGCGCTTCCTCGGGTCGAAGCTTGCTACCTGCACCTGGCCCTTGGTGTGCAGCATGCTCAACGTGAACCGGGTGCTCACGTCCGTGACTTGGCTGCGGCAGAACACGTACGCGGAGGCGTTGCCGGCGCAGTGCCGGTCTTTTCCGCCTGGGTAGAACCTGATCTCCCACTCGTAGCCACCGACTGGGAAGACGCGCGAGGTAACGAACTCTCCGAGGCCCATGTCCTTGATCTGAAGGTAGTCGGGCACCTCCAAACTGAGCGTCTCGGTGCGCTCCGTGAAGCGGCTCGACGACATGGTCTCCCGTACACGCACCCCAACCGAGGTCGAGCTTTTACCCATGGCGAAGATAGACGACGACGGGACACGGGCAAACACGATCGAGCCAAATAAATAGTAACTTGGAAAGGAAGCACAGATTATATGGAATTAATCAAATGACTCCTATATATACGATCGGTCTGGTAGGCACCGTAAAGAGCCAAAAACTGTAGGTTTTGTATGGTCACCCAAATACTCTCGTGGTTTTGTATGGTCACCCAAATACTCTCGTGGTAGTCGGTCACCTCCAAATTGAGTGTGTCCGTGTGCTCCTTGAAGCTGCTCGATGACATGGTTTCCGGTACACGCAccactgccgtggtcgagcttttacCCATGGCGAAGGTAGACGACGACGGGTCACTGCTCACGGGCAAACACGATCGAGCCAAATAAATACTCCTAACTTGGAAAGGAAGAACAGATTATGGAGTTAATCAAA is a window of Triticum dicoccoides isolate Atlit2015 ecotype Zavitan chromosome 2B, WEW_v2.0, whole genome shotgun sequence DNA encoding:
- the LOC119361204 gene encoding uncharacterized protein LOC119361204, encoding MSYFLLLCFVDSPYVPCLHIHCTYIGAGESIYIGAGESISDHASRLGVQERKLDVNVFETMDVRLKQLVDISTMDVRQNQCADLLKVCTVSASVVIPNQELGSAPAVSRREPMRGSVGFAVGFAVGSSE
- the LOC119361205 gene encoding BTB/POZ and MATH domain-containing protein 3-like, with translation MAGERVPEKITSSTILAETTATLCLEVSNYLQLTGMGVSKFVSSPALRIGGYDWRIDFFPDGENEDCAGNASAFLTYLSRDVDVSTKFRMRMLEKKGRLPPVASFDVSKRVFSSGPYKDDSWGHYKFVDKAKLESLSQLGDGCFTVLCDVTVIHDSLPVELPSHLGRVLRDGRRTDVTFHVGRRPKFHAHSPLLAAGSPVFEAQLYGPMADKDMGRVKIVDVKPFIFEAMLHYIYTDFLPPCPDEGGYSAAAMQHLLVAADRYGLDRLKLMCEEELCKRIDAETIATMSMLADQHQCKRLKDACLELFPAAARGRPRGKRVKSATPIVSTKLRRGLRSDTKRRRVLRSDKEGYIC
- the LOC119368417 gene encoding BTB/POZ and MATH domain-containing protein 3-like produces the protein MGKSSTTAVVRVPETMSSSSFKEHTDTLNLEVPDYLQIKDMGLGEFVTSRVFPVGGYEWEIRFYPGGKDRHCAGNASAYVFCRSQVTDVSTRFTLSMLHTKGQVQVASFDPRKRVFSPKATRYNEWGHPKFVERAKMESLSQLGEGCFTILCVLTVVMDEPPSLELPSHLERMLEDGRGADVTFSVANQEFRAHSFLLAARSPVFAAQLFDLMEGVRRVEIADVEPAIFKMMLQYVYTESLPPYDDEGGNNIRVMQHLLVAANWYDLGRLKLVCEEELRKRIDSENIATVSALADQQQCKRLKVACMDFKSSPK